A DNA window from Brassica napus cultivar Da-Ae chromosome A4, Da-Ae, whole genome shotgun sequence contains the following coding sequences:
- the LOC125608145 gene encoding uncharacterized protein LOC125608145, with protein MAHQFPKRILQERAETQIDKINNTCRWTLLKAVKVALKDEYEEVLKDLVFGPLLAIIENNLIYSGKIIHSFMCKQLRVSKIHELWFLFAKRPLRFSMQEFYDVTGLKYKEEPDVDFINWKNDKGFWSNALKTNAKINLYTIRDELLKVCNEWSYVDRVRLVYLSIIQSFLMAKDWKVYIPQEYIRLVMDFEKLRMYPWGLRAYDELIASILRAKEDVHTKNSYVLNGFSYAFHIWIMEGEAFTFISSTGDFDVIDNTEFFRKDEKDERVGRIVELINAKQDWTHFDWEVESLPAHMDLSDSEQDEPADVAEEPSDVAEEPTVVAGEPAVAAKRGKRKLIDPGAESRKKQLLCQRAAEHNSGVPSEMKTFIEGLFTASFNSFKEVVQKDIHERFDNVANEVAQLKEQVSQIKGLSDTVGKDNASEILSPSATLGKDQGPSSHSTGPPAAKGKGKASANMDPLPVCRSPRPVREVTKK; from the exons ATGGCTCACCAGTTTCCTAAACGCATTCTTCAAGAAAGAGCTGAGACGCAGATTGATAAGATTAACAACACATGTAGATGGACGCTTCTGAAGGCGGTAAAGGTTGCTCTGAAAGATGAGTATGAGGAAGTTTTGAAAGACCTTGTCTTCGGGCCTCTTCTTGCGATCATAGAGAACAACCTCATCTACTCAGGGAAGATTATTCACAGCTTCATGTGCAAGCAGCTCAGGGTTTCCAAGATTCACGAGCTGTGGTTTCTTTTTGCGAAGAGGCCTCTTAGGTTTTCTATGCAAGAATTTTATGATGTGACTGGATTGAAGTACAAAGAGGAACCCGACGTAGACTTCATTAACTGGAAGAATGATAAGGGATTCTGGAGCAATGCGCTGAAGACCAATGCGAAGATCAACTTATATACTATAAGGGATGAGCTCCTTAAAGTGTGTAACGAGTGGTCGTATGTGGACAGAGTGAGGTTAGTGTATCTGTCTATTATACAATCATTCCTCATGGCTAAGGATTGGAAAGTGTATATCCCTCAAGAATACATCCGTTTGgtgatggattttgagaaattgaGGATGTATCCTTGGGGTCTTCGCGCTTATGATGAGCTGATTGCATCAATACTCAGAGCAAAAGAAGATGTGCATACGAAGAACAGCTACGTGTTGAATGGATTCTCATATGCGTTTCATATATGGATTATGGAG GGAGAGGCGTTCACATTTATATCATCTACTGGTGATTTCGATGTGATTGATAATACTGAGTTCTTTAGGAAAGATGAAAAGGACGAAAGAGTTGGTCGTATTGTTGAATTGATCAATGCCAAACAAGACTGGACGCATTTCGATTGGGAAGTTGAGTCTTTGCCTGCACATATGGACCTTTCTGATTCAGAACAAGATGAACCGGCTGATGTTGCAGAGGAACCGTCTGATGTTGCAGAGGAACCAACTGTTGTTGCAGGGGAACCGGCTGTTGCTGCGAAAAGAGGCAAGCGCAAGCTAATTGATCCTGGTGCCGAGTCTCGAAAGAAACAACTGCTTTGTCAACGTGCGGCTGAACACAACAGTGGTGTCCCTAGTGAAATGAAGACCTTCATTGAAGGTTTGTTCACCGCTTCTTTCAACTCTTTTAAGGAAGTGGTGCAGAAGGACATCCATGAGCGTTTTGACAACGTTGCCAATGAGGTGGCTCAACTCAAGGAACAAGTCTCTCAGATTAAGGGTCTATCGGATACAGTGGGAAAAGACAACGCATCTGAGATTTTGTCTCCTTCAGCAACACTTGGGAAAGACCAAGGACCATCATCTCATAGTACGGGTCCTCCGGCAGCAAAGGGAAAAGGCAAGGCATCAGCAAATATGGATCCTCTTCCGGTTTGTCGTAGCCCTCGGCCAGTAAGAGAGGTAACCAAAAAATGA
- the LOC106423390 gene encoding serine carboxypeptidase-like 20 gives MRFLLKVLAFVTLLLVFLITTESAPQSALITKLPGFSGTFPSKHYSGYVTIDKEHGKNLWYYFVESEMNPSKDPVVLWLNGGPGCSSMDGFVYEHGPFNFEPAKTNYSLPLLHLNPYSWSKVSNMIYLDSPVGVGFSYSKNESDYITGDMKTAVDSHAFLLKWFQMFPEFQSNPFYISGESYAGVYVPTLASEVVKGNKEGLKPALNLKGYLVGNGVADSMYDGNALVPFAHGMGLVSDQLFENVTKACNGNFYDNLSPDCEEQMAKVSMDIDRLNIYNILEPCYHGTSLSAFDIKSLPSTLLQLGKTEKPLAVRKRMFGRAWPVRAPILPGIVPSWSQLLADVSVPCIDDRVATAWLNDPAIRKAIHAKEESEIGRWELCTGKLWFHHDAGSMISFHRNLTLSGYRALIYSGDHDMCVPFTGSEAWTHSLGYKVIDEWRAWISNDQVAGYTEGYANNLTFLTIKGAGHTVPEYKPREALDFYSRFLAGSKI, from the exons AACAGAATCAGCTCCTCAGTCTGCTCTTATCACCAAACTTCCTGGCTTCAGTGGCACTTTTCCTTCAAAACACTACTCCGG GTACGTCACAATTGATAAGGAGCATGGGAAAAATCTGTGGTATTACTTTGTTGAATCAGAGATGAATCCTTCGAAAGATCCGGTCGTACTCTGGCTCAATGGTGGTCCAGGTTGCTCAAGCATGGATGGATTTGTATACGAGCATGGTCCTTTCAATTTCGAACCAGCAAAGACAAATTATAGTCTCCCACTCCTGCATCTTAATCCTTATAGTTGGTCAAAG GTGTCTAACATGATATACCTTGATTCACCTGTTGGTGTGGGATTCTCTTACTCAAAGAACGAATCTGACTACATAACCGGTGATATGAAAACCGCGGTTGACTCTCACGCGTTCCTTCTCAAG TGGTTCCAGATGTTTCCCGAGTTTCAGTCAAATCCGTTTTACATCTCTGGAGAATCTTATGCTGGAGTTTACGTCCCAACTCTGGCTTCAGAAGTTGTCAAAG GGAACAAAGAAGGGTTAAAGCCGGCTCTTAATTTAAAG GGTTATTTGGTTGGAAATGGAGTTGCAGATTCCATGTATGACGGAAACGCTCTTGTCCCGTTTGCACACGGGATGGGACTAGTCTCTGATCAGCTCTTTGAG AACGTTACAAAAGCTTGCAATGGAAATTTCTACGACAATCTTAGCCCTGATTGCGAGGAACAGATGgctaaagtttcaatg gATATTGACAGGTTGAACATATACAACATTCTTGAGCCATGTTACCATGGAACATCGCTGTCAGCATTTGACATCAAATCGCTGCCTTCAACTCTTCTTCAGTTAGGCAAAACCGAAAAGCCTTTGGCTGTAAGAAAAAGAATGTTTGGTCGAGCGTGGCCTGTTCGTGCGCCTATTCTTCCAGGCATTGTTCCTAGCTGGTCTCAACTCCTTGCTGACGTTTCTGTTCCTTGCATC GATGATAGAGTTGCAACAGCTTGGCTAAACGATCCAGCGATCAGGAAAGCTATTCATGCTAAAGAG GAGAGCGAGATAGGAAGATGGGAACTCTGCACTGGTAAGCTATGGTTCCATCACGATGCAGGAAGTATGATCAGCTTCCATAGAAACCTCACTCTAAGTGGATATAGAGCTCTCATTTACAG CGGTGATCACGATATGTGTGTTCCATTTACTGGCTCTGAAGCTTGGACACATTCTCTTGGATACAAGGTGATTGATGAATGGAGGGCATGGATATCAAATGACCAAGTCGCAGG gtaTACCGAAGGATATGCAAACAATCTCACATTTTTAACCATAAAG GGTGCAGGACATACTGTTCCTGAGTACAAACCGCGGGAGGCTTTGGATTTCTATAGCCGATTTCTAGCAGGAAGCAAGATTTAA